TATAAAGAAGATTTCCACACAAATTGGACGCCACCTCAAAATCCATAGTTTGGCCATTAAGTGATGCCACAAAAAAATAGTGACCAACAATCACGCGTTGATGTGAGCAAtatacatattaataatttttaaaattattttattataatgtaaAAGACAAACTTACTTTTTAGCCCACTAAatactaacaaaataaaaaaaaccccgagacaaaaaaattaaatcttggtCAAAAGCTAAAGTTTCTTTGACTTTAAAGgcaagtaattaatttaattatgctagaaaaaataaaaatctaagttAAGATTTTTTACTCGAAAGGTGTTTCtatcattttactatttattaaaaaatgaaaagtccCTCCTACCCCCACCAGTCAGCCGAGCAAAATCATGAATCCACAGTAGCTACAGTAAATACAATGTTCCTATCCCTTTcgcttttagattattttgttaTGAACATGACACAACGGACATGTTGATTACTCTTTAAATATGGTTtactactatattttttttttctcgattttatCTAAATGCAATAATGCATTAAAAAATCTCCAACATAATTCAAGAACCGTGCTGATATAACTAGAAATCACGACTTGGATGGTTTCTTTACTATCTAAATAGACCAATCAAGACAGGATGGAGAATCAGATGCATAGGTCTATCCCTTCATCTCCCTTCTgtttatttccatttttttctacCCCATTTCCTACATAATAAAGTTGGACTCGTGACAACCTCTCCATGGGTTAACTTATGAGGAgatttgtcttttttgtttcttcagtTACAGAATGATAACATCCTGATTGAAAAGAACTTGAGAAGATTTCAACTGGCTGGTTCGTATCTGCACACACAGTCATATATGTTTCCTTTGATCAATTTTTCTGCAAGCCTCTGATTCTTCACCATTGCAAGCTGCATAATAAGGCACGTACGTGCACACATTAGATGGCGTTGAAAGAAATACTCGGAAGTCAAGATAGAGACGACAGGACTTCAAAAGAAGCCAGATGCTGGCGTCTTGAATGCCATTTTCCCAAAATCTTGAATGTCAGAAGTAAAACTAGTGAGTATCAAGAAGGGCATTTTTAAAGCTCAAAGTCTCGTTGGATGAGCCCGTTTAGCATCAAAAACTACCACAAGGTCAGTCATGAAGCACTGGGAAATGGTTAAAGAAAACCACCATTTTATGTCTCCACAGAGTATTTTATTACCTTCAAAGCTTCACATTTAAACCGAGCATTGAAATTGGTGTGAAGAGCTCTGCCCATGCCTTCCAATATAATCTGCAGAGCACAAACTCCAACATGTGATTACAGTTGCCCTCATATGTGCTCAATTTTATGCTTGAAACggtttttttagaaagtgagGAAAACACGAAGGCAAGGGAAACAGATATACTTGACATGGGGACGTTTACATGGTTAAGCACTGACAAGGGTTTAGATAATAGCAACCAGAGTCATACCAAATCAGCATCCTTTGCAGCAGCAGCGAGCTCAGAGCTGACCTGCCTCAAATCTATGCATGGACTCCCACACCCATTCTCAACAACCATCAAGGGGACCGAGGATGAATTCTCTTTAGAACCATCTGAAGTGTTTATCATTGCATCAACAAGTAGGCCACCTGCTTCAGCAGCTCTGCGAAGAATGTCACAATGCTGCAGAATAAGAGGAGAGTCAGTTTCCTCACTTTTGTTTAAATGCATAATTTCATGGCATTGTTAAAGTAAATGCTACCAACAGCATTGGGTTCCGCATCTCCAACACTGATACTAGTTCATTAAACCTTCATGCAATGAAGACTATGAGTTACATCTTTTCTCCTTCCTGAATTTACCTCCCAAAATTCTGTAATCAATTTCTTTAACCATGGTCATAATTGTGCAGTTCTTCAGTTGACTAAAATAAAGCAGGAGCACTAACACGAATAGAACATTTCTAATTTTCATGGTGAGTTTTACAAATACATCAATAAAATGCGCAGAAAGAGAGTAAACAAATGACTGGACATTTATCAGTTTGATAAAGAAAACAGATATGCAACCACATATTTCATGCGAACAcgaagaagaacaaaaacaaccagAAAAACTAAGACATTCCGACAAACGCATTAAAAAAGAGTGAGATGAGAAGTTTCCAAATCATCAAGAATGTTTACAAACCTTTGCGGCCTCAGCTACAATGTCAGGAAGCTCCATAGCAGTTACATCATTTAGTGCAGGAAGGGAGTTCGCAACCAAAACaacctgaataaaaaaaatgatgggttGTGCACAAATCATTTACAAGCCTTTTTTCACTAGCATCATAGAGAAGCAAACTTACCTCAGTTCCACGTTGGAGGAGCTCCCGTGCTAGGGGAAGCATCCCTAAAACAACATCAGCACCTGAGTTGTCCACAAAAAGTAAAGCTCGCTTATGGGGGCGAGGCTTCTTATCTCCAGACCCCAACATTCTTTCTTTGAATACATCGAAGTCATCCACCTGGATAACAATACAagcaaataatttcttcaacaCAGAATGCAAATCATGTATTCCCTGgacaaaaaatacatatttatttccATTTACCCGCCAAGGTCTTTGCATTTTATTGCGACTCATTCTATAGATTTCTATAATTGTTCCTTTATGATAGAGTTCCACACAAGCACGAGATCCCCAGTCAAATATGTTTGCAGCTAGAACACCTTCAATTAATGTAAGCAATCTTGTCTCCTGCAAGATAGAGAGGAATTTAGGTGATCAACACGACAGCCCAAAATTTCTGTCCTTCATAGAGAACATCATTTCACACTGTTAAAACTCTTAATTCCaattaggaaaagaaaaaaaggggatGCCTCTGTCATGCTATCAAGCTCTGCCAACAGGCCAGGTAACACAGCAAGTGATGCCTCATTTTCCCTGTTTGCATTAAAAAACCAAGAATTAATAAAGGaaccagaagaaaaaaagtttgcATGCACACACTATAACCGTGATGCTACATCCTCTTTATCCTCATACTTAAAGTTTTTCAGATGTTAATtgcataaaatatatcattaacaAGTTGGATAATACAGCATGTGATCTGGCAGAGTACATTTGGAAGCAAtaggaatataatttttttttcaattacagaAAATCACTGTTGAGCTTGTATTTCGATAACACAATAGGCACCTTAACATTTCCCACTCAGGCATGGATATGCCTCGTGTTGTATGGACTCTGAGCAAATTAATATGTGTAAAACATAAACAATGTTGCAAAAGAATTGAGAGAAACTAAGTTCACATAATTTCCCCAGGTGGTTTGAGAAAGAATGTGGTTACCTTTGTTTTATGCTTCTGTAGACGTCAACGAATTGGAATTCTCTCAAGCACTCTTCCCTTAGCTCCAAAAGATTGGCCAATCCTAACTTCCCATATGCTGCAGGCTCCTCCATTAACCTATATAGTGGGTTGGAATTGGTAAACgaagaaaaatgaataacataaaaataatttcaagaaagATATCCGATttgaacaacaaaacaaaacaataaaaaaaaatgaagctgcAAATTTCTTATTGTGCCAATGATTTGAAACAAGGCAATTTTGCGTCCCAAAAGAATCAAACAAGAGTGTGCTGAAAATTGAGGGCATGGGGTGTTCAATAGTAAATCATCGATATCAACAAAACAGTAGAAAATGCAAGGATGGGACTGGCACTGCAGTCCCGTATTACAAAGCATTATATTACAAGTCAACCAACATACTTGAAGTTCCAACTTTAGAACCTAGAAACTATgcaatatatgtataaaaaataacatattagaaGGTTTACCATCATTCTAGTTACCTTGCCAAGTGAGCAGAAAATGCACGAGCAAAAGCATCACCTCTTCTTTTAGCATCATCTGTTCCACCTTCACTAGCCACTGCCTgcaatttttcatattaagctctttataaaataataatgacatTAGGGACAATCAAActtcttatttttctaaataattaaaaaagaaattaaagggcATTGTCTGTCAAGATGGTAACAGTCTTGGGCTTGTAACCACTTGGATTTGAGGCTTGAAAGCAGTCACTATATGTGAAAATGTTGTGGGATAGGACTATCCCCGTTGTTCCACCCCCATGACCTCATGTGGGACCATAATTTGTTACTGACCTTTCAATCAACAAGAAACTAAATTATTTCCTCCTTGACACAAGAGATCTTCAATTTCAAGAACCACGCCAATTACATTAAATGGGGCTACATATTCATAATGTTGTGGATAATACCAGAGCACAAAAGTTTCATAGGCTGATGCATGTCTGACTCTGCACACACTGGTATATGTGTACACAAGCATGGGTGTGTGCATGAGTGAGCAAGTGAGAGAGATTAATGACAAATAGATGTTTACCTTATCAACAAGATCTGACAAATGCTCGGACAGCACAGTGAACCAATACCTACATTGTCATACAAAATCAGCCAAGAAACCTTCCTATAATGCATACGTGAAAGTGGGAGGTAAACTGTACAGTAACTAGTTCTAATCGGGGATTATCAAAATATGTAGCATATTCCCAGAGTTCACTCACTCTAATTCATTGTGATCTGAGAGGTCGATAGTGTTAGGCTCATACCTGTTGGAATCAAATAAGTTTGCTTCACAAAGTTAGATGGAGGGCTAACTGATGAATCACATATTCATTGCATTAGCAGTAAAAAAGgaaacaatttttcttttttctttttgcaaattCAAGCTATactcttattaaaaaatttgaattctttAAGAATAAAGAATAAACAGCCAACTTCTCAGTACAATATTTTTGCTCCCCAATATGTTGGCAACTACATGTTAATGGGGGATAAGTCAATACCACAATGGAATAAGATATTATTCTAGGGtactaatttaataattgaatccAACCACTCAGAACCGAGAAAGCATTATGTTAAGAGGGATTATCTAATCAAGTATTTAGCAAAAACAATGTACAATTTTGCATACATTTTTGGGTCTGCCAATTGTGGAAACACCTCCAGTGTGGGTACAAGATGCAGAACACCAACGTTTAATGCACTGGCATCAGAACGTAGAGTACCACCTTTGGATGAAGGAACTTCAAACCCACCAAGCCCTGTGGTTCCGGGTGGAGCCATTGGTACAGGTGCAGTAATCTCAGTTCCCTTCTGCACAAACTTTTCCATCCACGAAATCTGCATTTGAATCAACAATAAACCATGTATAAGGTCCAATTCAAACAGGCGCATGTGTACATATGTGTATGTTCTTGCAAGAAAAAAGGGTATCTAGTGCTTAAATCAAAAGGCTTGAGCAAACTTCTTCTATCTTTTGAACCACTATCAAAAGTTTTTCTTGCTAGAagacattaaaatgataaacaAGTTTTCCAGTCAGGAAGTTCACACAGACTACACTCACTGATAAGAAGCAGCTAGTTGTCACTCAGATCTAGGAGGAAGAAAGCTCATGGAGCCTTATCCACAACCTCAAAAACAGATATATGTATCTCCATGAATTGCCTATATTAAGATGGTCTATGTACAGGAGTACTTTGCATCCTAAAAagctggaaaaaaataaatataaattagctTTCCAAGAAGGTAATTAGGTGAGACATTGTTTCCAGTCACCAATTATTCAATCACATTGCTGAGCTTGAAAGGTTATTAAGAAGCATCTAAAGATTCCAACCTTTTACCTCACGGCTATCAAGTTAGTCCACTACatatcctttttctttacttttcctcttcctttttCATTTCACTGAATACATGCCTATATAGTTGCTTCAAGAATCTATTCCTATTTGATAACTCTTCTGTGTCTAGTATAATGGGAAAAAAAGTTTTCCAAGGAATCAACATAATGGAGTTACTTTTGGCAACTAATCTGTGTGCCATCCCTAGATAAACAAAGATTTCACAGATAGTGTGGTTCTCCTGAATTATCAAATGTAATTAAGGTAATATAGGACAAACTGTGAAATGTTTATACATAGAGATCAGCTTTCAAGAAATTAGGTCAGGGCAACGAGCTACCATTATGTTTAATGCAAGATTACCCTGCATTTTGAAcatacaaaaaatcatgaacCAGCCCAAATAATTCAAGGCAGTTTCCAGTCTAGGTCATATGTTTCAAAACTGAACTGCACTTGCCTTCTCATTCAAATTCCCGAGTGGTGGCCCATGAATCTTTCCTCCAGTATATGGTGCACCCATAGGGAACCTTTCAACTAACTGATGGACCATCAAGTCATCAAGACCATGCTTTTCATAGCTCATAAATGCACCTAAAACTCCCAGAAACCCTTCATGCCGCAAAAACATTGCTTGTGCCTCTCCCTTTGACCTAGAtaatgaatatgaaaaaaacaaaaaaacaaataaagagagCCAAATcatggaaacaaaaaatagCAAGGAAGCAGTAGCATTCTTGTAAACAACATCACTATCTATTATCAACCTTACTTTGATCAGACAAAAGTTTAAACCTTGGAAAAAAAACTCACCAGAAATGAACAGCAAAGGAAATTGTATCCATTGTATATGCATGACCCCTAATAAAAAACCCTCCAAAGAAGATTCGTTTTAGCCCAAATCGAAGTGCATTCAGGTATGAAATCTGCATACAAGAAAGACAGCCACCGCATTCATGTCAATTAGTCAGTAAGTTACCTAACATGATAATACCAGACAATCatctcaaaaaatcaaaattgcttACCAACAAACATGACATGATCCGTGATATCTAAAAACATGTCCCTAGAGTTCATGACTAGCAAGGTATTACTAGAAAAGGCATCACACAATCTGTAGTTATTGAATTTCCACTtgagaattgaaaaatattcacTAAACATGCAATTAAATTGTCTGATCAAAGTTGTGCATGAAGAGGGCCACTCAAAGGTAAAAGGCTCCAATTCCAGGTTTAAGGACGATAATTATACTAGAAGCAAAAGTATTGGTTGAAAGAGAATTCAGACTTTATACAATTACCATACATGCCAAAACTTGTCCACAACCACATTCTACAATTAAAGggaaagtaatatattttttccccAAGAGGTTGTAGGTTTTTATTCACCAAATTGAGTCATGTCCTTCActtgaaaccttttttttaaaaaaaaaaacttcctatGTGTCAATTGTCAGGCACTTCAAACCTGTAACTGTTCTCAAAACTTAAAACAAGTTgtagtattactattaataccgttaagtaaaaaaacaataatgatatAGAAGACAAGTTAAATACAAAActaatgtcaaatgataaaataaataactatcTATAGCACACATGGGTTTATCATCATTCCAAGGCATTCTTTCTATGGAAAAATTTGCATAACAGAATCGTTTACGCAACTCACCTGCCCAATGTTATATGAAATCATTCGCAAGAGGGACAGGGAAATATCTTCAGGTCTGTAGTCTGTAAGTTCCTTCTTTTCAGATATAGTCTTGCCAAAACTAGAAGCGATGGTTGATGCTGAGAGACCAATCTATAAGGATATGATTATACATGATCACCAtaacatattgatttttttttaaaaaaaaacaccaacataATTCCCAAATATGGATCTTGATGACAATTCACAGTGTGTGCCTTGTAGTTTCACAACGTGTTACTTACTACTATACTGAAAGAAATGAACAAACCAAGAGTATACCTTACTATAATCCATACCACCATAAATATCACCAACCAGCATATCAATTGTTCTATTATCACCCCTTTGACTCAGCTCTAGCAACTCATCGAaactgaaaaagaaatgaataaagtAAACCTTATTTCTGAAATAGTGAATGTATAGAAAGATTAGATATCATAATGACCTCTTGCACTTGGTTAACAGCCTTCCCAAGCCCCAGTAAGTACCACCGCCAACATTTGTGCCACTGACTCGTTCAAACTTCCCATCCCCATCAACCTACAAAAATCAAGGGCATGTTTATTCTTTATGAGTTTTTACCATACTTAAAGTGAAAATAACAAACTAAGAAAAAAGACTAATTTACCTTGATCATACTAACACCAGATCCAATGTTAACAAGAAGATAAGGGAACAGATCATTCTGGTCAATCTGCACAAACTCTTTCTGGCCCTCCATGTGTGTGAAAGCTTCATGGCGAATAGCCTACTCAAAAGTTGGTTCAAAGAGCTATGGGGTTAACACATATTTGAAAATAGCAAGTCTTAATAAATTGTGGATCAAACAAAAGCATGTCAAAAATGCTTACAAAGCTAGCATGTGAAAAAAATACTGTGATAGAGATGACCAATTTGATGATGAAGTTGGCCAACAAACCAATAGCAGTTCCATCATTCCAATTGTAACAAGAACAGAAGTTTCATCATATTCAAATAAAGATAGGAACAATCTACTACGCTATAATAGTTAAGAGCAAGACTTTAACTCAATGCTGATGGCATTTTTCCAATAAGAAATACTCTCTTCTTCTCaccataaaagaaaaggcaaaacagaagttcaaatatttcaaaaatcagCAAGTTTAAAAAGTTGCACAAACACAAATTACTTATCAGAAATCatcctttttcaaaaaaatgagcaaattaaagtaataaacaagaattagaaaaaatgaGGTAATAGGAATTCAAGATGCCACCTTAAGCAAAAAGTTTGCTCCTGCCACAAGACAATCCATCTCATCTTCTTTGTCAAGACTAACCCCAAGCCTTTCCTTGAAGAGGTCTGCAAACTTGTATGCCCCGCCGCCAGTGGCCTTCTCAGAAAATCAACAGGTATATCTGTTAGAGCCAAACAAGTATGAATAGAAATTGACTAGTATAAATTAGATGATTTTTGAGTCTTTATTATAAAGTTTTCTCCTTCATATTGTATACTGATGACCGGCTGTactattaaaatcatgaattaagAAGCAAGGAACTCATAATTTGCACATGATTAAAGAATAACTAGAGAGGGTGGATTTAACACATGGTTTTTCTACCTCGCTTCAAATTTGAAGCTTGAAAAGGTACTCACAAATTTGTAGAGCCGTGGCATAAGAATATGGGTTTAATACAAAGCCTAATTGCATAACCAGAGGAGCAAGTAGCATTGTCGTGTTTAGCAGTAACAAATTCTCCAACATATTTTGATTCCAATGCAAGGAAATTGCTAAAACTAGGTTAAACCATATCATAACAAAAGATGAAAAACTTCTTCTGAAATTCCTTTCCCTCAGTTACTAACATCTTCTTTACAGATTACACATGTATTACCTCCTAATTTCAATAAAGGTGGTATTTGAACCACAAGTAATGCAAAAGTAACCCCTGCAGAATTTACTGAGAAAACACAAAGTTCACCTTAATTACAGCATTGCCATTGGATGAGGTCTCAGAATGCCAACTATGTGAATCCATGCCTATTCGCAAGAAAATCACAAGGgttatcaagaaaaaatagggaacaaaaggaaaagaaacggGTAATGAAAATGAAGTCGGTAACTTGGAAGCAGTCAAACAAGTGAAACATCAAAGTGATATGGTCTGCTTCCAATGACAAAAGAAATTAGTTGAAGAAAGATCAATAAGTCAGAGAAAGCATACCACCACAGTGAAGCTGCTTGGAAGAAATAAAATCTAAGCATTCATTGATCTTGCTTGTCTCAAATTTGACAAAATGAAGTCTTCCTCCAAGAATGGGGTAGCTTCTCCTATTACCATTGGAAATTCCAAATCTCTCCTTCACTGTCTTCTTCCTCTTATCAGTAGTTGGTCGGTCTTGGTGTCTTGAAAAATACACCAACTTGATTAGAGAACCTGCAGATAAACACCATTAACTAATGTTGCATGCATAGCACAGGTGATCTATCAACATTCAGCTCAacatcaaaatgaaaatttagaaCACTTAATGAAGAATTTCCCTACTGAAGGAAAACAGAACACGGTAAAAGCtgttgtgagtttttttagtttctgatgaaaatcaatcaatcataaTAAAATGGAAAAGCAGCAAGGAAGCGGCTTGAAAGAATGTACAAAAAAAAGCTAACACAAGAGATTAAATTACATCCAAGCAAGAAGTTCATCTTGTCTACTTAGGCTCTGCTTGGCAACAGAATTAGCCACTGCATTCTCCTCTATGTTTACATGGCTAAAGCTTATAGAAGTTTACTACTAGAGATAGAAAGCATTGTGTAGTCTCCACAGCCAGCCCTCTGCTTTTACCCTCACCCATTGAGTTGCATTCATGGAATCGGATTCGAAAACCCAAAGAACCTGATTTGCAAGAGAGAGAGTAGTACTAATCTCCATAGCCCTCTTGACTGCCAGCACTTCAACCTCATTGGACTACTTAATGCCAGTGGGCAtagaaaaaaatgcaaaggaACCTCCCCTCATGATCTCTGAGGACACCTCCAATGCCTGAAATTACTGGCTTCCCAAAAGCAGAACCATCAACATTCCATCTGAAAGTGCCCAAGCTCGggtttttcaaaatcattgtaGGCCATGTACTTATAGGATTTGACCACTTCTGAACTTTTAATTGAGTCATTCCCGGTGCAAACAAAGGTCTCATCAATGGATTTCACCCAATAAGCAATCCTATGAAAAGTTAAGCATAGGATATTGTCCCAGATTGGAGTGATGTTGTTGAACACCAAGTTATTTCTAGCTCGCCATATAAACCATAAAACTGCATAAATTGCCAGGTACCATACTTTCCTTTGCACATGACCATGAGCAAACAAATCCGACAGCTGAAAAAAGCCATTCAGGGTGCTAGGAATTGACCAAGAGTAATTGCACCAATTCATAACTTTAGACCACACCAGCCATACATCTCTGCTGCAAAAGAAGATGGGCTACTTCACATGCGGAATTGCAAAAGGACACATGCTAGCAGCTTGGCCTACAATTCTAATTTGCTGCAAAAAATCATTTGTCTGCACTTTCCCCATGGCAGCAAGCCAAACAAAGGCTTCTACTTTTGGTGGTGCAATAGATTTCCAGACAAAGGATTGTATTGGAGAATTCTCTCCAAGAGTTACACGGTCTATCAAGGAGCTGCAAGATCTAACAGTGTAATCACCTTTGACATCATGAATCCAAATACATTTTTCTCTTAGATTGTAACATAAATGAACAGCAGATCTGTCTAGGAACAAATTACCCTCCAGTTGTTTCTCCCAAACCCAAAGATCCCTCCCCATTTAAACTTCCATTCTGAAAGAGAACCCTTCCACTCACCCAACTCAGCTATCCTACAGCCTGTCCTCAGCTAAACTGTATAAATCAGGATATGACGCACTCAGATGAAGTGATCCAACCCAAATATCGTGCCAGAAGCTGATATTGACATCGTTACCAACACAGAACCATAGACCAATCTTCAAAGTAGCTGAACTCTCACCAGAACCTGaataagttgaaaatatatCTTTCCTATAAACTGACAATCACCCAGTGGAGAAAGGCTAACCATGTCAGTTTTACGCAGTTGTGAATTAAAGATAGAATAGCTGTAACTATTACTCTAAATATACATTGAAAAAGATATGAACTGAATTAATAAGTATTCTGGAATCTCTCACAACATGGCAGAATGCTGGACATTACTCACAGATTTCACATACATGTAAATAACTTTCAAAACAAATTCTTTAGATGAAAtcacagaaaaaagaaagaaagtccCAGTAAGTGTAATGAACATAACATACTAAAAGGCAATACAATGTATACTAAGTTGAATTTAGAAATTTCATTTCTAATTCCTGCAAACAAACCATCAAAATGTAGGTGTGGAAGCAATTTCTTCCTCAGTGCAGTTGATGAAATGAATAAAGTGAAGTGTTTGAGAAAACATTGTCTAAAAGGAATAACAGggggaaaaaaggaagaaaattaacACGATAAAACACGCATGCAAGTGGGAACATGAAGCAAACCAAAATACAGATTTTTATTTCAGCCCCGTTCTCCCAAAGAGCCAAACACAGAAAACCAAATCACACTTAATGAACGAGACACTAATTCACAACAACTAAAGCAAAAACACAACTCCCAtacaagaataagaaaaaaaaaacataattaagccACCAAAacgagagggaaaaaaaaacacagagagaagTGCACAAGTGAATAATGAATAGCTTCTACCTCCAATATCAAGAGCCAAATGTGATATATCATCAGATTGATTAGGCAACAGAATTGTAGGATCTCTCTCCTCAAAAGTCCCTTCAATTGCAGCCTTGCTAAGGTCAAGCTGTGGTCTGGAACCTGACCTGTGAATAGAATTGCTAGTGGGAGGACCCATGTCTCTCTCAACTT
The sequence above is drawn from the Populus alba chromosome 15, ASM523922v2, whole genome shotgun sequence genome and encodes:
- the LOC118057495 gene encoding pantothenate kinase 2 produces the protein MAGLKEDPILGIDGITIKEELEIGKPEIDKSREDHPVLETGGAVIKGESLINNRSVIDKVREEGSCGQVERDMGPPTSNSIHRSGSRPQLDLSKAAIEGTFEERDPTILLPNQSDDISHLALDIGGSLIKLVYFSRHQDRPTTDKRKKTVKERFGISNGNRRSYPILGGRLHFVKFETSKINECLDFISSKQLHCGGMDSHSWHSETSSNGNAVIKATGGGAYKFADLFKERLGVSLDKEDEMDCLVAGANFLLKAIRHEAFTHMEGQKEFVQIDQNDLFPYLLVNIGSGVSMIKVDGDGKFERVSGTNVGGGTYWGLGRLLTKCKSFDELLELSQRGDNRTIDMLVGDIYGGMDYSKIGLSASTIASSFGKTISEKKELTDYRPEDISLSLLRMISYNIGQISYLNALRFGLKRIFFGGFFIRGHAYTMDTISFAVHFWSKGEAQAMFLRHEGFLGVLGAFMSYEKHGLDDLMVHQLVERFPMGAPYTGGKIHGPPLGNLNEKISWMEKFVQKGTEITAPVPMAPPGTTGLGGFEVPSSKGGTLRSDASALNVGVLHLVPTLEVFPQLADPKMYEPNTIDLSDHNELEYWFTVLSEHLSDLVDKAVASEGGTDDAKRRGDAFARAFSAHLARLMEEPAAYGKLGLANLLELREECLREFQFVDVYRSIKQRENEASLAVLPGLLAELDSMTEETRLLTLIEGVLAANIFDWGSRACVELYHKGTIIEIYRMSRNKMQRPWRVDDFDVFKERMLGSGDKKPRPHKRALLFVDNSGADVVLGMLPLARELLQRGTEVVLVANSLPALNDVTAMELPDIVAEAAKHCDILRRAAEAGGLLVDAMINTSDGSKENSSSVPLMVVENGCGSPCIDLRQVSSELAAAAKDADLIILEGMGRALHTNFNARFKCEALKLAMVKNQRLAEKLIKGNIYDCVCRYEPAS